The genomic window GTCCTTCTTGCGCTTCTGTTAAAGCGTTCTATCCAGTTGGTAGTATAGAGCATTCTTTGTACCCTATGGTCAAAATCCAGATAAGTAAGGTAATCTTCCCATGGCACTTTGTCTATATGAGAGATCAGTTTTGGGTAGTCTTTCCATTTGATCTTGATCTGGCCTATCTTTTTCATTGCCTTTTCCCGGGTATGACCTACTACACCTGGCGAGAGTACTTCTCTGAGGTCTTTTGCCAGTTCCGCTTTATCCTGATGGCGTACCCTTGCCTGCAAGTTTCGCTGCAAGTGTACGCAGCACAACTGATGCGGGGTAGCTTTCCACACGCTGGCTACAGCTGAGGTAATACCACTCAAGTTATCCGAGGCCACCAGTCCAACTGTTTGTAACCCCCGTTCTTTAAGTCCCTGTAGCACCAACCTCCAACCTGTAGCTGATTCATTGGGCAGGGTTTCTATAGCAATGACCTCCCGGGTATAATCTTCTTTTAAGGCTAGTATAATATAATAGCATTCGTTTTGGTATTTACCGTTGCGCCTGACTTTTACCTGCAACCCATCTATAAAGATGGCAAGGTAGTGGGACTCCAGGGTACGCTCTCGCCATAGGCGCATCTGATCATAAAAGCTTTGGGTGAAATTACTAATGCTACTTTTGCTATAGTGACGCCCATAGAGAGTTTGCATTACTTCACCGATATCCCGGGTAGTAAGCCCTTTACCGTAGAGCTGAAAACTTACCTCGCGAAGGTAATCTTCTTGCTCCCTGAACAGGGCTAGAAGTACTGGGCTAAACATACTCTGACGGTCCCGGGGGATGCGCAGTTCTAACTGGCAACCCTGACCAAAGACCTTCCCCAAACGGTAGCCATTGGCTTTATTACCTTGAGTAGCATTTGTAGCCAAAAATTCGCTGCACTCGTTGTAAAGCATTGCGTTAAGTACCATTTCCAGGACATCATTGAGCCCGGTTGGCTTTTCTAAAAATTTGCTCAGTACAAATTCTGTTTGTTTCTTTGTAAGGTTCATGGTTTCCTTCAATTTTTAAAATTTTACAGTGATGTTAATTTTGTAAAATTGTTAAATTGTTGGAAACTTTTTCATTACACAGACACACTTTTTTGGACGGGTATCTAGCTAGAATCCGTTTTATCTGCTTGTTTATAGATGCTTTGTGCAAAGTAAAGTCGGTCAATTTTGTCAAACTTGCTGCTGGCTTTGCCACATTAGTGGATGCCTCAAGTAATTACAGGCGTATCCAACGCTTTATGGCACTTGCCGATTTATTTGCAATATAGGTAGCCAAGCTTATCTTTAGCTTACTTCCCCAGAAAAAGGGTTTGGTTTTATCTATGGATAGGACCAATTGGAAGTTTGGTAATAAAAACATAAACATCCTTATGCTGGGGGTTAGTTATAAAAACGTTGCTTTCCCCTTACTCTTTAAAATGCTTGACAAAAGGGGAAACTCAAATACTAATGAACGTATTGAATTAGTTCAAAGTTTTATGGATTGCTTTGGTAAGGATTGCATTGACTGTTTGTTAGCAGATAGGGAGTTTATGGGGAAGAGTGGCTCAACTTCCTTAACAAGAACAATATACCTTACTTCATCCGCATACGTAATAACTTTAAAAT from Aquimarina sp. ERC-38 includes these protein-coding regions:
- a CDS encoding IS256 family transposase translates to MNLTKKQTEFVLSKFLEKPTGLNDVLEMVLNAMLYNECSEFLATNATQGNKANGYRLGKVFGQGCQLELRIPRDRQSMFSPVLLALFREQEDYLREVSFQLYGKGLTTRDIGEVMQTLYGRHYSKSSISNFTQSFYDQMRLWRERTLESHYLAIFIDGLQVKVRRNGKYQNECYYIILALKEDYTREVIAIETLPNESATGWRLVLQGLKERGLQTVGLVASDNLSGITSAVASVWKATPHQLCCVHLQRNLQARVRHQDKAELAKDLREVLSPGVVGHTREKAMKKIGQIKIKWKDYPKLISHIDKVPWEDYLTYLDFDHRVQRMLYTTNWIERFNRSARRTLKVRSGLPSEESVLTLITSVAIEKGNKKYAYPVYNFKFENKLKKRDC